In one window of Helianthus annuus cultivar XRQ/B chromosome 17, HanXRQr2.0-SUNRISE, whole genome shotgun sequence DNA:
- the LOC110925747 gene encoding hydroquinone glucosyltransferase: MEKPAHIAIVPSPGMGHLIPLVEFAKKLTAQHNLYATFIIPNEGPLSHSQSEFLDSLPNAINYTLLPPVNFDDLPQYAKIETRISLMVTRSVTAIHATISSMMADKNIVALFVDLFGTDAFDVAVELGVPRYLFFPASAMTLSRCLHLPKLDQMVSCEYRDVPGPIQIPGCIPVHGKDLPDPLQDRSNDAYKSVLHNVKRYFMADGIVVNSFKGLESGAIEVLQQVEPDKPPVYPVGPLIQSGSVQSNKGVNESSCLKWLDDQPSGSVLYICFGSGGSLSSEQLTELAMGLEMSEQRFIWVVRKPNDKVADATYLNSHGDEGTFDFLPKTFLERTKNRGLVVLNWAPQAQILSHSSSGGFLTHCGWNSILETIVLGVPIIAWPLYAEQKMNALMLTEGLKVAMRAKLNESGIVDHSEIVRVVNSLSKGDEGKAIRVRIKELKEAALSALSKDGCSTKTLDQLVSKLKNKI, translated from the coding sequence ATGGAGAAACCAGCACATATCGCCATTGTACCCAGCCCAGGGATGGGCCACCTCATCCCATTGGTTGAATTCGCCAAAAAACTCACAGCCCAACACAATCTTTATGCAACTTTCATCATCCCAAACGAAGGCCCATTATCCCATTCACAGAGTGAGTTTCTTGATTCACTACCAAATGCCATCAACTACACCCTCCTCCCACCTGTAAACTTTGATGATTTGCCTCAATATGCCAAGATTGAGACCCGAATAAGTCTCATGGTGACCCGATCCGTTACTGCTATTCATGCAACCATTAGTTCCATGATGGCAGACAAAAACATTGTTGCATTGTTTGTTGACCTGTTTGGAACAGATGCTTTCGATGTCGCGGTTGAATTAGGTGTTCCACGTTATCTTTTCTTTCCAGCATCTGCCATGACTTTGTCTAGGTGTCTTCATCTTCCAAAGCTTGATCAAATGGTGTCATGCGAGTATAGGGACGTGCCTGGCCCGATTCAGATACCGGGTTGTATACCGGTTCATGGTAAGGACCTGCCTGACCCGCTTCAGGACCGGAGTAATGATGCATACAAAAGCGTTTTGCATAATGTAAAGAGGTATTTCATGGCTGATGGCATAGTGGTAAATAGCTTCAAGGGGTTAGAGAGTGGAGCAATTGAAGTTTTACAACAGGTGGAACCCGATAAGCCACCCGTTTACCCGGTTGGACCATTGATACAGTCAGGGTCGGTTCAGTCTAATAAGGGTGTGAATGAGTCGAGTTGTTTAAAATGGTTAGATGATCAGCCATCTGGGTCTGTCTTGTATATATGTTTTGGGAGTGGTGGTTCCCTTTCTTCTGAGCAACTCACTGAGTTAGCCATGGGTTTGGAGATGAGTGAGCAAAGATTCATATGGGTGGTTCGAAAGCCAAATGATAAAGTAGCGGATGCTACATACCTAAATAGCCATGGCGACGAGGGCACTTTTGACTTTTTACCAAAAACCTTTTTAGAAAGAACCAAAAACCGTGGGTTGGTGGTGCTTAACTGGGCACCTCAAGCCCAGATATTGAGTCATAGCTCATCAGGAGGGTTTTTGACTCACTGTGGTTGGAACTCGATTCTTGAAACTATAGTTCTAGGGGTCCCGATTATTGCTTGGCCACTTTATGCAGAACAAAAGATGAATGCATTAATGTTGACTGAGGGTTTGAAAGTTGCTATGCGGGCTAAGTTGAACGAAAGTGGCATTGTGGATCATTCAGAGATTGTTCGGGTTGTCAACAGTTTATCAAAAGGTGACGAAGGGAAAGCAATCCGAGTTCGAATTAAAGAGCTTAAAGAAGCAGCTCTAAGCGCACTTAGCAAAGACGGGTGTTCGACAAAAACACTAGATCAACTAGTTTCCaagttaaaaaacaaaatttag